A single Bos mutus isolate GX-2022 chromosome 25, NWIPB_WYAK_1.1, whole genome shotgun sequence DNA region contains:
- the LOC138985550 gene encoding serine/arginine repetitive matrix protein 2-like isoform X1, giving the protein MDLILQQEGWQLDLKRNSLGWKDLQRVPSPAPAPKEAVREGRPQEPAPAKRKRRSSSSSSSSSSSSSSSSSSSSSSSSSSSSSSSSSSSSSTSSSPSPAKPGPQALPKPASPKKPPPGERRSRSPRKPIDSLRDSRSLSYSPAERRRPSPQPSPRDQQSSSERGSRRSQRGDSRSPGHKRRKETPSPRPVRHRSSRSP; this is encoded by the exons ATGGACTTAATTTTACAGCAGGAGGGATGGCAGTTAGACCTCAAGAGGAACTCCCTGGGCTGGAAGGATCTTCAGAG ggtccccagccctgccccagcccccaagGAGGCTGTTCGAGAGGGCCGTCCTCAGGAGCCAGCCCCAGCCAAGCGGAAGAGGCGTTCTAGCAGCTCCAgttccagctcctcctcctcctcttcatcatcctcctcctcttcctcctcctcttcttcctcctcctcctcctcttcctcatcctcttcttcctcctctacttcttcctctccctcccctgctaAGCCTGGCCCTCAGGCCTTGCCCAAACCTGCAAGCCCCAAGAAGCCACCCCCTGGCGAGCGGAG GTCCCGCAGCCCCCGGAAGCCAATAGACTCCCTCCGGGATTCCCGGTCCCTCAGCTATTCGCCCGCTGAGCGCCGCcgcccctcaccccagccctcgCCGCGGGACCAGCAGAG CAGCAGTGAGCGGGGTTCCCGGAGAAGCCAGCGTGGGGACAGCCGCTCCCCAGGTCACAAGCGCAGAAAGGAGACGCCCAGCCCCCGCCCTGTGCGGCACCGCTCCTCAAG GTCTCCGTGA
- the LOC138985550 gene encoding serine/arginine repetitive matrix protein 2-like isoform X3: MGPSEPPLASLHHQTEPLQGQGLSLSLRPPLHPVPRLLGDSVDGVRADGSRSPRKPIDSLRDSRSLSYSPAERRRPSPQPSPRDQQSSERGSRRSQRGDSRSPGHKRRKETPSPRPVRHRSSRSP, translated from the exons ATGGGGCCCAGCGAGCCTCCCTTGGCCTCCCTTCACCATCAGACTGAGCCCCTCCAAGGGCAGGGACTGTCTTTATCTTTGCGTCCCCCGCTGCACCCTGTGCCCCGCCTGTTGGGGGACTCGGTGGATGGTGTGCGGGCGGATGG GTCCCGCAGCCCCCGGAAGCCAATAGACTCCCTCCGGGATTCCCGGTCCCTCAGCTATTCGCCCGCTGAGCGCCGCcgcccctcaccccagccctcgCCGCGGGACCAGCAGAG CAGTGAGCGGGGTTCCCGGAGAAGCCAGCGTGGGGACAGCCGCTCCCCAGGTCACAAGCGCAGAAAGGAGACGCCCAGCCCCCGCCCTGTGCGGCACCGCTCCTCAAG GTCTCCGTGA
- the LOC138985550 gene encoding serine/arginine repetitive matrix protein 2-like isoform X2, with product MGPSEPPLASLHHQTEPLQGQGLSLSLRPPLHPVPRLLGDSVDGVRADGSRSPRKPIDSLRDSRSLSYSPAERRRPSPQPSPRDQQSSSERGSRRSQRGDSRSPGHKRRKETPSPRPVRHRSSRSP from the exons ATGGGGCCCAGCGAGCCTCCCTTGGCCTCCCTTCACCATCAGACTGAGCCCCTCCAAGGGCAGGGACTGTCTTTATCTTTGCGTCCCCCGCTGCACCCTGTGCCCCGCCTGTTGGGGGACTCGGTGGATGGTGTGCGGGCGGATGG GTCCCGCAGCCCCCGGAAGCCAATAGACTCCCTCCGGGATTCCCGGTCCCTCAGCTATTCGCCCGCTGAGCGCCGCcgcccctcaccccagccctcgCCGCGGGACCAGCAGAG CAGCAGTGAGCGGGGTTCCCGGAGAAGCCAGCGTGGGGACAGCCGCTCCCCAGGTCACAAGCGCAGAAAGGAGACGCCCAGCCCCCGCCCTGTGCGGCACCGCTCCTCAAG GTCTCCGTGA
- the ELOB gene encoding elongin-B — MDVFLMIRRHKTTIFTDAKESSTVFELKRIVEGILKRPPDEQRLYKDDQLLDDGKTLGECGFTSQTARPQAPATVGLAFRADEAFEALRIEPFSSPPELPDVMKPQDSGSSANEQAVQ, encoded by the exons ATG GACGTGTTCCTCATGATCCGGCGCCACAAGACCACCATTTTCACGGACGCCAAGGAGTCGAGCACCGTGTTCGAGCTGAAGCGCATCGTCGAGGGTATCCTCAAGCGGCCGCCGGATGAGCAGCGGCTGTACAAG GACGACCAGCTTCTGGATGACGGCAAGACGTTGGGCGAGTGTGGCTTCACCAGCCAGACAGCACGGCCTCAGGCCCCCGCCACTGTGGGGCTAGCCTTCAGGGCAG ATGAGGCATTCGAGGCCCTGCGCATCGAGCCTTTCTCTAGCCCACCTGAGCTGCCGGACGTGATGAAGCCACAGGACTCAGGAAGCAGCGCCAACGAACAGGCTGTGCAGTGA